Part of the Henckelia pumila isolate YLH828 chromosome 2, ASM3356847v2, whole genome shotgun sequence genome is shown below.
CATAATCCTCGTCGTTGTCCTCATCGTTTGGGCCGTCCTCAAGCCCAAACCGCCGCGATTCGTCCTCCAAGACGCCACCATATTCGCCCTCAACGTCTCCGCCGCCCCGAACATCATCTCCACCAACATGCAGATCACCGTCCTCTCCCGCAACCCCAACTCGAAGATCGGCATCTACTACGACAGGATGGACGCGTACGCCGCTTACCGCGGCCAGCAGATCACTTTCTTCACGGCCATCCCGCCAGTGTATCAAGGCGGCAAGGACGTCGACGTCTGGTCCCCGTTCGTCTCCGGCAACGCCGTCCCGGTGGCGCCGTACAACGGCATCTCCCTCTGCCAGGACCAGGCCAACGGGTTGGTATCCGTGACGATCAAGCTCAACGGGCGGGTTCGATGGAGAGTGGGGAGTTTCGTTTCCGGAGGTTACCATTTGCATGTGAGCTGCCTCGCTTCTATCCC
Proteins encoded:
- the LOC140884774 gene encoding NDR1/HIN1-like protein 1 — encoded protein: MSHKVCHYHQKSKWRKLAVRFLSGLLISAFIILVVVLIVWAVLKPKPPRFVLQDATIFALNVSAAPNIISTNMQITVLSRNPNSKIGIYYDRMDAYAAYRGQQITFFTAIPPVYQGGKDVDVWSPFVSGNAVPVAPYNGISLCQDQANGLVSVTIKLNGRVRWRVGSFVSGGYHLHVSCLASIPLGNSNNINGGASMAIKYELSQSCSVSV